Proteins found in one Triticum urartu cultivar G1812 chromosome 4, Tu2.1, whole genome shotgun sequence genomic segment:
- the LOC125554701 gene encoding uncharacterized protein LOC125554701 → MKEDKLKRPLSDMESWKLARERSHRKEGESQYYGKTEEHLGSYIHHYQELHPDVPVAEVAQSQIDDTAVVAIQGKKNGRYPCFDGLITPSILYTRLRASNPSQLESTGRSQTPLARQHAAYKEFVEHRNLEVREYLKRVKANDDYNRQMMTVSFALLKPT, encoded by the exons ATGAAG GAGGACAAGTTGAAGAGGCCGCTCTCAGACATGGAGTCGTGGAAGCTGGCCCGCGAGCGGAGTCATCGCAAGGAGGGCGAGAGCCAGTACTACGGCAAGACCGAGGAGCACCTGGGGTCTTACATTCATCACTATCAGGAGTTGCATCCGGATGTTCCTGTTGCTGAGGTCGCCCAGTCTCAGATCGACGACACGGCGGTGGTGGCCATCCAGGGGAAGAAGAATGGCCGGTATCCGTGTTTCGATGGCTTGATCACTCCTTCGATCTTGTACACACGGCTTCGGGCTAGCAACCCGAGCCAGTTAGAGAGTACGGGGCGTTCACAGACTCCCTTAGCCCGCCAGCATGCT GCATATAAGGAGTTTGTCGAGCATAGGAATCTCGAGGTGCGGGAGTACTTGAAACGAGTGAAGGCAAACGATGATTACAACCGTCAGATGATGACGGTTAGTTTTGCCCTCTTAAAACCAACCTAA